The genomic region gtcgattggacttcggagtaaTATGATGGAGTCATCTTTCattcattgtcacatatcgatgcaaGATCTCGAGTTTATTGCGAACAAAAGTGAGCTCGGGAGGCACCCGTTCATATTTTCAAACGCAAATATTCGTTAATATTTGATGTCTACGTTCAGTTGATGTCTTTGAAGTGCCTGCTATCACAAACAACTTCACTTTGCAGTCAtccgaaattattttgaaaactgtCTTGATGTTTCCGTAGGTAACAACCAGAATCCAGAATGGATTAGGAAGCGAAGCAGATGGGTCTGGTAATGAACgaaggcaaaacgaaatatctcctgtcatcaaacaaacagtcgtcgcacacgctactaggctctcacgtcactgttgctagtcataacttcgaagtcgtagataatatcGTCTATCTTGCAACCAATataaataccaacaacaatgtcagcctcgaaatccaacgcagaaaaactctagccaacaggtgctacttgggactgagtaggcacttgagaagtaaagtcctctctctacgagcaaagaccaaactctttAAGTCACCTCCTATTATATGGTGTAGAGGAATGGATGTTGTCATCGATCTGATGAGTTAACGTTACGACTTTTCGAGAGAAATTTTCTGCGGAAAATGTATGGttttttgcgcgttggccacggttaatatcgcattcgatggaacgatgagctgtacaagatatacgacgacattgacatagttcagagaaataaaagacagcggctatgctgacGTTGTCATGTtattcgaatggacgaaaacactccagatctgaaagtattcgacgcagtacccgccggaggaagcagaggaagaggaagaccacaAATCCGTTGgagagaccaggtggagaaggacctggcttcgcttggaatctccaattgacgcgACCTTGCGAAAACATAATGAAGTTCTGCGCTGAATATGCATGACACTGGTCGAGATCTTCGTCTAAGCCAGATAGACACCCCATTCATTTCGATATTCTAAGAGCAGTATAATAACGCTCAGTTTCAAATGAATATTTACAATAAGTTCTGAGATTTGTATTTCATTACGTAAGTTTTGTAGTATGTAAATAGTCCACGGGCGTCGTCTCTCAGTTTTAGAAAGCTATGATTCTACAGTCCTGAAACATAAAGTAAGAAGAGTAGAAAAAGATCTTGTAAAAAGCCATGTGGGTTTCTTGATATTTTCGTTGAGAAAATCATCTTTTAGCTGTCCATCGTCTTCAGCCCTCTAATGGTCTGTACAAAATTTATACGACCACTTATGTAGAATGGTTACGATGCCTTTTGCGTAAAGTCGGATGACTATATTAATTTGGTTCTGCTATAAACAGCATGTTTATGTTTATCTAATTTGGCAGTGATTTGGTCAATTTTTGTGGGCGTAAAGCCTATAACAGAAATTACAATATATCacaatgaataaaatttaattgtagaTAATATATTTCCAGTCAATCATGTAAGGAAGTATGACATACGGTTAGCATTTTTTAGTAGATATCCCCGGTTGTTATAGGTTTATGAAGAGCGTTAGTTGACACAATTTTGACAGCTTGTGACGTCAAATACATTTCAAATACACACCGTTAATTTAGGATGCGATTTCAAATAGCTTACAGAGTTGCATGGATGGACGACGATTATAATTACAGTTCGGTATGTTCTTTTAACAGATGCTTCGAGGAAACTCTGTAAAAATTATGCACCGAATTTTGAAAGCGAATTATTTGTGGCATCAACAATGAGATTAGTTATTTGGCATAATGATCATTGATATCGAGCATGTGTTGTCTCAAACGTTAGAACAACAAAACCATATTACCATGAACGCAACGAAAATGGCCAGgggtttaaattttgtaaataattccattatacatacaaacatttgtacacataattttatataaatgaagAATATTATGCAAACTGCAGTTAGTTCTAATTTAGTCGTCACTTTAGGTCGCTGATAATTTGCTAAACCGTGAAATGCCTAACTTGTGGCAgtttttgtcgatttttttgGTGTTCAGTAGTGTTTACGGTAAGCATTTCCCTCACTGTAATACTTAATTGTTGCACAGAGGATATAGAGTATATAGGATAttggatataaaaataatagagtAAAAACTAGCATTATTAGTGGCTCTAAAAAGCAACATAGCTACTCAAAATCGAAATCGTTGAAAAACTCAAAACACGATCCCATTCGTTTACTTAAGGGGCtatatgggtttcctcgggtaaaaaacaagctttttccaacaatttttttaatgtaaaaaattagatattttatCAGTATTCTTTATTGTTACATAGATACatcattaacaaaaaaattctcaaatttttggaaaaaatattttaaactcggccattgcgacgatatttccggtgacccctcggaaaaaagatgcgcccgcgttggcagttttaggacttacaggatcatctaaagtgaaaaaatatgtgttctaGTTAAATCCTTAAATTAGAATTTGAATGAAGGAAAaggaaactgaaaattggatttttggcagtaatttttacaaaaaaattaaaatttcgctgaaaatttcgcgaatttttttttcaaatagttgtaatcgaaaaaatctttCGGCTAAGTCtgtaaaaattgtatctcaaagacctgtgtaaaatttcatgaatttcGGTTAAGTAGCTCTGAAGAAGTCttgccaaccgatttcaaaagcacagttttcaaaaatacagtttcgagaaaaacgagtttaaagacgTCGCACTTATCCTAGCTagcttcgagcgcacaagttctcaagaccGTAACTTCAATCGATACTGAATATTAGGGCCTCCGTGTCTCTTGCTGCCGTACGATATCTGAaactattttcctttttttctttaagccaatagatatataattttctggccttcattaatttttccatATTCTTTAAAATTGAAGCCAAACATTGCACAATTAGGATGCCGAGGGATGTGCAGCAGAAGACACCTATTATTTTGACGAATACTGGATTATTCAGACCTACTAGCACAAACACTACAATTGAGGAGAATGGCAAAATAACACTGCTTTGTACTGGAAGGAACAATAAAGTGCTTGCTCTAAATCAAAACATGGTAACATTGGTGTGTAGAAATGGTAATTTTCGCTATATGGGACGGAAACATGCGTTACAAGATATGAAATGTGATTCGGTACCGACCACTCAGCTATGGCAAACAAACACTATTTGCGCTGCAGGCCATGGTGTATTTTATGAAGTGGGAATTAACTACAACAACTGGCAtaccattttcaaaatttgcttcAATCAAGACAAACAGCGCACGATCTACTCACGTAATTTGATTAATGGCTTTGTCCAAAATGgtaaaaactattatttgtatatttgatattttcaattgcttatatttaatttttacatttagatcGAGCTAAGACAGAATGCCGCCCATCTTTTTTTAAAAGTGAAGGTGTGGAAGGTAATCTGAatgatttatataaaaagtCAACTCAACAAACACGTTTCAAAGCGCTTTTTGGTGCCAACCAAAACTTCATCGGTGAGACCAGTTTC from Bactrocera tryoni isolate S06 chromosome 3, CSIRO_BtryS06_freeze2, whole genome shotgun sequence harbors:
- the LOC120771615 gene encoding uncharacterized protein LOC120771615; the encoded protein is MPRDVQQKTPIILTNTGLFRPTSTNTTIEENGKITLLCTGRNNKVLALNQNMVTLVCRNGNFRYMGRKHALQDMKCDSVPTTQLWQTNTICAAGHGVFYEVGINYNNWHTIFKICFNQDKQRTIYSRNLINGFVQNDRAKTECRPSFFKSEGVEGNLNDLYKKSTQQTRFKALFGANQNFIGETSFLARGHIAPVADFIFCYEQYATFYYANVAPEWQVVNAGNWVRVENAVRKIASSKQSDLLVFTGTLGVLELRNPLTSRNTSIYLGENQKIAVPKWFYKVVMHPTFAIDIVFITLNNPFDDEKEVFCNNICSQICNEHKLECSEFTDTNKGYTFCCELKDFWANAMGVGTPYYELPIGWSYKN